The following is a genomic window from Afipia sp. P52-10.
CCGGCGGATCAGCCAGGGACAGGCCATGCGGTCCACCTTCGGACGCGCACGCGTGACCCAGACTGTATACCCAGCCACGTCCCGCTGCGGCAGCTTGTCGGAATTGACCAACAGGCCCTTGGCTGCGCGCCAACCCTCGAATCCTCCTTCCAACGTCTCGGCCTTCGCTCCCAACTGACGCAGCCATGCCGCCGCCCCCTGGCTGAGCTTCAATCCTTTCTGGCAGACGACGACAACGTGATGACCAACACATTCGGTGGCCCACTCGGCCACCGTCAAGGCATCCCGACGGACAGCGCCCGGCAACAACCGCGGATCGCCTTTGAAGTCCTCCGCGGAGCGGACGTCGATGATGGTCGGCGCCGTGGACAGCCCGACCAAGCGAATCAATTGCGATATGGTGATTTCTGTATTTGACGGCATGAGCGTCCATCCCGTGATTGGGAGTATGGACGCGATGTTTGGGCTGCCGCCTCACGGGGTAATCGCGATCAACCCCTTGAGTGCGATCTTACGCGCAACGCTCCTGAACCGCAAGCTATGCCGCCGCGCTAGCCTGCACCGGTACGATCACCCGCTCTTCCAGCAGCACGCTGCGGATATGACCGATGAAGGTTGAACCGTGCGCGAACCAGGCCTTGCCTTCGTCCGACGCGACCATCCGCGCGCGCGATTGCGGACTGTCCCACCAGCTTTCCGTGAAGCCATCGACCGGACCATCGAGCTTAAACGGAGCGATGTCAGCGCGAAATTGCTCCTCGACCACCTCCGATAAGGTAAAGCCCCGCAGCTCAGGTACCGCCTGCGCCATCGGCGCGTGAATGTCGCGCCACTCGTGATGAAATTGCTCGGACGTCAAACCGTCTCGACGCTTGATCACCGATAGCGTCTTGTAACGTGGACGGTTTGCTGACAAGGGCACGACGGCGTACTCCTTGGTCACGAACATACGGATGCCGCCGATAATGGTGCCGCCGTCTGCATGCCAGCGTTTGCCTTCCGCCGATGCACCGGCGGCTGCCCGCGCCTCCAGGCTATCGAACCATACTTGCGCAACGCCATCGAACTCACCCATCGGCAGAACCGAAACATCGGGACGCGATTGCTGCTCGACAATGGCGGACACCGCGTAACCCCGCAGCCCGGGCACCGCATGGCACATCGGCACATGCACATCGAGCCAATGCCGGACGAAATCCTCACGCGACAACCCCGGTTTCCGCGCCAAAAACGAAATCGATTTGATCAAGGCAGCCTCCCGTGTTCTTGTTGCTGAAAGGCTAGCACAGGATGCGATCGCGTCCACAGACGATGCATACAAAAAACGGCCGGTGCCGCACGCCGGCACCGGCCGTTAAGCCAATCGGCGCATTGCGTTCTGCGCCAGGGAATAACTTGAATTAAGTCAATGACGCCGCCAGTTTGCGGAAGCGTTCAAGTTGATCCGCCTTCAATTCGCGGTTCTCGTCACGCCCGACGAACACTTTGAACATGATGCCGCCATCAACGTTAAAAAATGCGATGAACGCCGACGATTTGCCGAAGAACGGACGCTCGACGAATGCAACACCACCACAGCGTTCATGGCGCAAGTGTCCATGCAACCCCTTCGGCTGCATCAGGTTGAAGTAGCCGCGGCCGATCTCGCCGCGTGGCACCGCGCCGGAGAATTCGAAGATCGCATCATCTGTATGCACGATCAACGTGACATCGCCCCATGCGGCGATGTCCTGCATGACCGGGACGAACTGGTCGCCCTTGCCGACACGGACCATGCCTTCCGGAAGTGCCTCGATCACCGCCCGTGGCGTCACCTTGCGGTCACGCGCGACGTCTTCGATCACCGCACCGGTGTTGTCGGCCATGAATGCCTTCAGTTCGGCAAGATCGGTGCTCAACATGATCATTCGTCCTTTGAGATCAGATGGATCAGGCTGCTGCGCTGGTGTTGCGCTGGGTCTGCACCACCTCGAAGCCCTCGAACTTCGGATGTTCGAGATAAAGCGAGCCGGACGAGGAGTCGTTGCCAGCACGGGCATGCGCCTTGCGGAACTCCTCGGACTTAGTCCACGCCTCGAAGTTCGCCTTGCTCGACCAAACCGTATGCGACGAATACAGCGTGTGGTCTTCCGCCTCAGGGCCTTTCAACAGATGGAATTCGACGAAGCCCTGCATACGGTCCAGATACGACTCCCGGCTCGCCCAGACGTTCTCGAACGCGCTCTCCGATCCCTTTTTGACCTTGAAGCGATTCATCGCGATGAACATGAAAGTCTCCTGATGTTGCCCGTATTGTTGGGTTTCTTTTACGTCTGAATAGGAAAGAATGAAAGAGCCACGCCCGACGCTGGCGTGGCTCTTCAGCGTTTTCTCGCTGTCTCAAGCCTTCATTTATGCTCCGCCGAAGTGGAATCGCGCTCCCAGCTTGAAGACGCGACCTGGCGCCGCACTCGCCCAAAGCACGTCGTTCTGGCTTGATGTGAAGTCCGCCGCACGCGGAACGGCGTAGGGCCGATAATACTCGTTGAGGATGTTATCGACCGAGAAGTTCACAGTGACGTCGCGGTGCGGCTTATAGGTGATATAGGCATTGAGCAGATCGTACGATGTGCTGGCCAGATAGGTCACCGGGATCTTGGTGTTGGCCTCCACCGATGTCCACTGCATGGCGATCACCAGCTGGTTCTCCAGCAACCGCACGCCGGCTGTGGTCGTAATCTTGCGTGGCTGCACGGTAACGAGGCCGATACCGGTCTGCGTGTTCTCGCCACGCTGGAACGTGGCCGACACGCCAACGAACCAGCGATTGGCATCGTAGAAGGTTTCCGCCTCGAAACCCTCGATGCGGGCGTGGGCGATGTTCTGATATTGGAAGTACAGGTTCGGCACTGGCGGTCCAGCGAACTGCACGCCGTCGATATAGTCGCTGACGTCGTTGCGGAACACGTTGAACTTCGCACGCACCGAGTCGCCTGCAGTGAAGAGATCATTCTTCTTCACGTTGATGCCGAATTCCTTGTTCTTGCCGACCTCCGGTCGCAGATTAGGATTGGGCAGGAAGCAGAAGAAACCGCGCGAGCCGTCCGCGCAGCGCGACGTATCGCCCTGCCCCGGCCCCGAGGCAACGTGTGAACCATCGACCAATGTCTCGGTGATCGACGGCGCGCGATAGCCTTCGGCATAGCTGACATAGGGCGTGACCACATGGGTCGGCAGCAATGCCAGCGTCACCTTCGGCGAAAAACGGTCGCCATCCGTGGATATGGCTCCCGAGCTCAGATGATAGTTATCGTAGCGGACAGCGCTGACGAGATCGAACCAGTTCGCGTAGCCAACCTTCCACTGGGCGAAGGCTCCGGACACGGTGCGACGCCCGCCCGGCGTCGTCGCGTTGGAGTTACCGCTGAAATCCGTCGTCTTCACGTCGTCCTGGAACAAATCGCCGCCATAGGTGACCGCGTGCCGCCAGTCGCCATGCTCGAAGCGCGAGGTATTGTGCAGATCGAAGCCGAGGGTATCGATCACATAGCTACGTGAATCGCCGATGCAGCCCGAGATCGCGTTGCCTGGCAAACCGCGCAACGCGCAGGCCGTCCCGAACGCGGGAGCCGTAGACGTATGGGCAATCTTGGTCTGATCGCTCTCGGTGCGATTCCAGTAGATCTTCGCGTCCCAGTCGAACAGCTTGTCCTCGGGGCGCTGATACTTCCAGCCAAGGCTCGTCTGATAGTTCTTGACGTTGGTGGCGTAGATTGACGTGCCGTTGCCTGCGGTGCCGGGCTGCGAGAACGGCAAGCCGAGCGCACGCCGCGGCTGGCCGACGTCGTAGTCGAAATCCTGGAAGATACCGCCGAGCTTGATCTCATGGCCGTCGGCCGGACGCACGGTCGCCTTGGCGATCGCGCTGCCGGTCTTGTTGGCGGAGTTCTCCACCGTCACGCCCATGCCGTCCTTGTAGTTCGACTGCGCCGTCCACGAACCGCCCGCAAACAGGTCGACATTCGGATTGACGCGCACGCCGCCGAACCCCGACACCATGCCACGCATGTTGTTCGTGCCGCCCATCACGCCCCATTCGGTGCCCCAGCGCTCGCCTGGACGCACGACATCATCGATATCCTTTGTGCGGAACGAGACCACGCCGCCGATCGCGCCTGAGCCGTAGATATTCGCGGTCGGGCCGCGCACCACATCGACGCCGCCAACCAATTCCGGATCGAGGAAGAACTGACCGTTCGCACTATGTGCCGTGCGCTGGTAGTTCTGGCGCGCACCGTCAACGACCACAGCGACGCGGCCGAAATCCTGCAGGCCGCGAATGTTCACCGAAGTCGCCGGATCGTCACCGCGGTCCTGCAACGAGACACCAGGAACTGCATACAGAACGTCGCCGAGACGTTTCGGCTGGATGCCCTGAATCTGTTCGAGCGTGACGACACTTACCGGCGCGAGCGCATCGACTGCCC
Proteins encoded in this region:
- a CDS encoding sulfurtransferase/chromate resistance protein; amino-acid sequence: MPSNTEITISQLIRLVGLSTAPTIIDVRSAEDFKGDPRLLPGAVRRDALTVAEWATECVGHHVVVVCQKGLKLSQGAAAWLRQLGAKAETLEGGFEGWRAAKGLLVNSDKLPQRDVAGYTVWVTRARPKVDRMACPWLIRRFVDPSAVFLFVASSEVLDVAERFHATPFDIDDVFWSHRGERCTFDTMIEEFGLTSEALGRLALIVRAADTARLDLAPQAAGFLAASLGLSRMYRDDLEQLDAGMLLYDAFYRWSRDATEETHNWPSVQKLA
- a CDS encoding EthD family reductase, which translates into the protein MIKSISFLARKPGLSREDFVRHWLDVHVPMCHAVPGLRGYAVSAIVEQQSRPDVSVLPMGEFDGVAQVWFDSLEARAAAGASAEGKRWHADGGTIIGGIRMFVTKEYAVVPLSANRPRYKTLSVIKRRDGLTSEQFHHEWRDIHAPMAQAVPELRGFTLSEVVEEQFRADIAPFKLDGPVDGFTESWWDSPQSRARMVASDEGKAWFAHGSTFIGHIRSVLLEERVIVPVQASAAA
- the hutX gene encoding heme utilization cystosolic carrier protein HutX yields the protein MLSTDLAELKAFMADNTGAVIEDVARDRKVTPRAVIEALPEGMVRVGKGDQFVPVMQDIAAWGDVTLIVHTDDAIFEFSGAVPRGEIGRGYFNLMQPKGLHGHLRHERCGGVAFVERPFFGKSSAFIAFFNVDGGIMFKVFVGRDENRELKADQLERFRKLAASLT
- a CDS encoding antibiotic biosynthesis monooxygenase, with the protein product MFIAMNRFKVKKGSESAFENVWASRESYLDRMQGFVEFHLLKGPEAEDHTLYSSHTVWSSKANFEAWTKSEEFRKAHARAGNDSSSGSLYLEHPKFEGFEVVQTQRNTSAAA
- a CDS encoding TonB-dependent hemoglobin/transferrin/lactoferrin family receptor; protein product: MANGARSARALLVGVSAFAVGVCCSSAGFAQQGEVTQATQSAKQSSAKRKKRQQVAQVVPAQALNANAQVQGSTQSLDTITVAATKTEERAVDALAPVSVVTLEQIQGIQPKRLGDVLYAVPGVSLQDRGDDPATSVNIRGLQDFGRVAVVVDGARQNYQRTAHSANGQFFLDPELVGGVDVVRGPTANIYGSGAIGGVVSFRTKDIDDVVRPGERWGTEWGVMGGTNNMRGMVSGFGGVRVNPNVDLFAGGSWTAQSNYKDGMGVTVENSANKTGSAIAKATVRPADGHEIKLGGIFQDFDYDVGQPRRALGLPFSQPGTAGNGTSIYATNVKNYQTSLGWKYQRPEDKLFDWDAKIYWNRTESDQTKIAHTSTAPAFGTACALRGLPGNAISGCIGDSRSYVIDTLGFDLHNTSRFEHGDWRHAVTYGGDLFQDDVKTTDFSGNSNATTPGGRRTVSGAFAQWKVGYANWFDLVSAVRYDNYHLSSGAISTDGDRFSPKVTLALLPTHVVTPYVSYAEGYRAPSITETLVDGSHVASGPGQGDTSRCADGSRGFFCFLPNPNLRPEVGKNKEFGINVKKNDLFTAGDSVRAKFNVFRNDVSDYIDGVQFAGPPVPNLYFQYQNIAHARIEGFEAETFYDANRWFVGVSATFQRGENTQTGIGLVTVQPRKITTTAGVRLLENQLVIAMQWTSVEANTKIPVTYLASTSYDLLNAYITYKPHRDVTVNFSVDNILNEYYRPYAVPRAADFTSSQNDVLWASAAPGRVFKLGARFHFGGA